Genomic DNA from Halobaculum sp. CBA1158:
GAGGAGGAACTCGACCTCCCGTTCGAGGCGGTCGCGGGCGACGCCGACGGCCCCGACGCGTCGGTGGCGGCGACGCTCGACTGCACCTCCGGCTGGTACACCCACCAGCGCTGGGGCGGCGTCCGCGTCGGCGACCTGCTCGAGTCGGCGGGCGCGGACGACGACCGCGCCCGCTACGTCCGGTTCACCTCGGTCACGGGCTACCGCTGGTCGCTCCCGGTCGACGAGGCGCGCGACGCCGTGCTGGCGACGCACGTGGGGGGCCGACGGCTCTCTCACGGCCACGGCGCGCCGGCCCGGCTGGTCGCGCCCGGCCGTCGGGGGTTCCAGTGGGTGAAGTGGGTCGAGTCGGTGGAGGTGCGCGAGCGGGGCGACCCGATGCAGTGGCTCGTGACCCTGATCTCCGGGTTCGACTGATCACTCCTCGTCGTCGCCGGCGGCCCCGCCGATATCGTCGCCCTCGGCGGCCGCGGCGTCGGCCCCGTGCGGGCTGACGAGGTGGACGTGCCCCTCGGTCGCGACCGCGTCCGCGACGCCGGCGGGGAACAACGGCGCGTCGGCCGCCCGGAGATCGGCCAGCGTGCGCCAGTACGCCTCGTACTCGAAGGGGTCGCCGTCGCCGTCGTCCTCGACGCCTCGGAATCGCTCGCGGTCGTACAGCGCCTCGTCGGCGAACGTCGCCTCCCGGACGACCGCGAACTCGTGGTGGGCGTCGCCGTCCCACTCGAACACGTTCTCGACGGTGCAGACGGTCGATCCGGCCTCGACGGCGACCGCGAGTTCCTCCTCGAACTCCCGTTCGAGGGCGGCGTCGCTGGGTTCGCCGACGCGAATTCCCCCGCCGATGAAGCGGTGGAAGTGAGTCTCGTCGGTGCCGGGGAGGCGCTGGACGAGGTACTCGTCGGTGTCGGGTCTTCGGACCGCGCCGAGGGCGACGCCGCGGATGTCGGGCATCGGGTCGTGTCGGTCGAACGGTCGGTGCAAATCGGTTCCGGATCGGGGCGGGGCGATCCCGGTCAGTCGAGGTCGCCCTGCCGGATCGCGCGTTCGGCGTCCCTCAAGGCGGCCTTGGGGTCGAACCCCTCGACGACCTCCCGGAGTTCCTCGTCGCTCGCGTCCGCGAGATCCCGGGCGTGGCGGGTG
This window encodes:
- a CDS encoding NUDIX domain-containing protein, encoding MPDIRGVALGAVRRPDTDEYLVQRLPGTDETHFHRFIGGGIRVGEPSDAALEREFEEELAVAVEAGSTVCTVENVFEWDGDAHHEFAVVREATFADEALYDRERFRGVEDDGDGDPFEYEAYWRTLADLRAADAPLFPAGVADAVATEGHVHLVSPHGADAAAAEGDDIGGAAGDDEE